In Methanobrevibacter millerae, one genomic interval encodes:
- a CDS encoding zinc ribbon domain-containing protein: EQNMIFPLSRFIQRLKDKFQLYKPEADGVQFTNAKNTSKTCHHCQHINEDLDVKEREWMCPKCGKILDRDVNAAINILNRWCDGDSLVQT; encoded by the coding sequence GAGAGCAAAACATGATATTTCCTCTATCGAGATTCATACAAAGACTTAAAGATAAATTCCAACTCTACAAACCCGAAGCAGACGGTGTACAATTCACAAACGCAAAAAATACAAGCAAAACATGCCACCACTGCCAACACATCAATGAAGATTTGGATGTAAAAGAACGGGAATGGATGTGTCCGAAATGTGGAAAAATACTTGATAGGGATGTAAATGCCGCAATTAATATACTGAACCGTTGGTGCGACGGGGATAGCCTAGTTCAGACTTAA